In Anthocerotibacter panamensis C109, the sequence AGCGGGCCTAGAACGGCGCGTGCGCGTCTACAGCCCCTACGGCGAACTACTGCCCGGTATGGCCTATCTCATCCGCCGTCTGTTGGAGAACACCGCCAACACTTCTTTTTTGCGCCAGAGTCTAAATGATGGGCTCGATCCTCAGGAATTACTCACCGCCCCGCGCCCACGCCCCACGCAGACGCCTGTCGCAACGCTCGGATTCATCAACAGCCCCAACCAAGACTTCTCGCGCACCGAAGTCCGTCTCCAACTCCAGACCGCCCTGCAAAAAGTTCAGGGACAACTCGGGCAGACCTACCCCGCCCGAGTCGGCACCCAAATCCTGGCTGACCTCCCTGCTGTGCCCTCCGTCAATCCCGCTGACCCCGCGCAAACCATCGGATTTATCGGCTATGGTTCCCCTGAAGCTGCACAAAAAGCCATGACCCTCGCCCGCCAAACTTTTCTTTCCTGGCGCAGGACGCCTGTAGAGGAGCGGGCACAGGTCTTGGAACGGGTCGCCCGACAGCTCGAGGAACGGCGCTTTGAAATCACAGCTTGGCTGACGTACGAAGTGGCAAAGCCCGCACGGGAAGCGGATGCTGAGGTCTCAGAGGCAATTGACTTCTGTTGCTACTATGCCCAGCAGATGCGCCGTCTCGACCAGGGTCAGCACCGGGATGTGGCTGGAGAGACCAATTTTTATCACTACTGGCCTCGCGGCGTGTCTGTCATCATCGGCCCTTGGAACTTTCCGCTGGCGATTCCTCTAGGTATGACCGCAGCCGCCCTTGTCACCGGCAATACAGCTATTCTCAAGCCCTCAGAGCAGTCTTCGGTCATCGGGGCGCTTATCGTCGAACTGTTTGACCGGGCGGGGCTTCCCACAGGAGCCCTTACCTATCTACCCGGAAAGGGTGAAAGCGTCGGAGCCTATCTAGTCCGCCATCCTCAGACCGCGTTAGTCGCCTTCACCGGCTCTAGGGCGGTGGGCTGTCAGATCTATCAGGAATGCGCCGTCCTCCGTCCCGGTCAGACCCAAATGAAGCGCGTCATCGCGGAAATGGGCGGCAAGAACGCCATTATTGTCGATGAAAGCGCTGACCTTGACCAAGCCATACTTGGGGTCATCCAATCCGCCTTTGGCTATAGCGGTCAGAAATGCTCAGCCTGCTCGCGGGTAATTGTCCTTGCCCCTATCTACGACCTTTTTTTGGAGCGCCTCACCGAAGCCGCCCGCTCACTCACGGTCGGCCCTGCCACTGATCCAAGCACCCGCGTCGTCCCTGTCATCGACCAAGACGCCCAAGAGCGCACGCTCCAATACATCGCCAGCGCCTCCAGCCAAGGGCGGGTGGTCCTCCAGCAAAGCGCACCTAGCCCCGGCTACTACGTGGGACCAACAATTGTGGCGGACGTTGCCCCCGATGCCCCCCTTGCCCAAGAGGAAATTTTCGGCCCAGTCCTCGCTGTCCTCAAGGCCCAAAGTTTCACCGCAGCCCTCGACATCGCCAACGGCACTCCCTACGCCCTGACCGGCGGACTCTATTCGCGCACGCCCTCCCATATCCAGCTCGCTCGTCAGGAATTCGAGGTGGGCAACCTCTATATCAACCGGAGCACCACCGGAGCCATCGTCGAGCGCCAGCCCTTCGGCGGCTTCAAGCTCAGCGGTTTGGGCACCAAAGCCGGGGGACCAGACTACTTGCTCCAATTCCTGGACCCGCGTACCATTACCGAAAATGTCCAGCGTCAGGGGTTTGCACCGTTGGCGGGGTTCGAGTTTTGAGTTTTCCTATGAAGAGATTATAAAGTTCATCCTTTGTGCATTAATTGCAGATAGGATATATCTCAATCGAGTAAAAAAAAGGAGATAGATAAAAACTTCTACGGCTTGAGCTTTTTAGATGCCTTCGGTGAAGAGCCACGGCGAGCTTAAACTTTGGTCGCATGTTTA encodes:
- the pruA gene encoding L-glutamate gamma-semialdehyde dehydrogenase; this encodes MTLTPARPDLLEAQILHLGTQILKGSTGSKGLSALLQKSWWDDKLMDWAMADEVLRVELFRLVDCLPALKSKPEIARHMQEYLGQRGLHLPELLQKSINYTKPDSLPAQTAATAMTLGAEQLAKRFICGANVEEALKALQQLRKKKLAFSVDLLGEAVTSEHEALQYLQRYLDLMPRLASVVQSWSPIPLIDQATSEELARVSISVKVSALFSQFDPFNPDGTQQVVQERLVQLLRQAQQTGAFVHIDMEQYAYKDLTYQIVQDLLMQPEWRGVSRVGMTIQAYLKDSYQDAQQILAWAKTRGTPVTVRLVKGAYWDQEVIRASQEHWEIPVYTDKAQTDHNFEAITALLLQNHALVHTAIASHNVRSLAHALVLADHYQVPARALEIQMLYGMADRYAQALAGLERRVRVYSPYGELLPGMAYLIRRLLENTANTSFLRQSLNDGLDPQELLTAPRPRPTQTPVATLGFINSPNQDFSRTEVRLQLQTALQKVQGQLGQTYPARVGTQILADLPAVPSVNPADPAQTIGFIGYGSPEAAQKAMTLARQTFLSWRRTPVEERAQVLERVARQLEERRFEITAWLTYEVAKPAREADAEVSEAIDFCCYYAQQMRRLDQGQHRDVAGETNFYHYWPRGVSVIIGPWNFPLAIPLGMTAAALVTGNTAILKPSEQSSVIGALIVELFDRAGLPTGALTYLPGKGESVGAYLVRHPQTALVAFTGSRAVGCQIYQECAVLRPGQTQMKRVIAEMGGKNAIIVDESADLDQAILGVIQSAFGYSGQKCSACSRVIVLAPIYDLFLERLTEAARSLTVGPATDPSTRVVPVIDQDAQERTLQYIASASSQGRVVLQQSAPSPGYYVGPTIVADVAPDAPLAQEEIFGPVLAVLKAQSFTAALDIANGTPYALTGGLYSRTPSHIQLARQEFEVGNLYINRSTTGAIVERQPFGGFKLSGLGTKAGGPDYLLQFLDPRTITENVQRQGFAPLAGFEF